The following are encoded in a window of Trichocoleus desertorum ATA4-8-CV12 genomic DNA:
- a CDS encoding ZIP family metal transporter: MTLAEVAVSTPLNVVFLSGLSAVALVIVHVFSSRLRFLKVAPRSRWLSFGSGVSVAYVFVHILPDLSVAQETLHQSWGEGWTFLDHHVYLLSLAGLVAFYGLERAAKVSRQRNQAAGQGDVTEVEVFWLHMVSFAPYNALIGYLLLHREESGVMSLLLFAVAMGLHFLVNDYGLREHHKKPYDQIGRWILSAAVMAGWAIGSGTQIPQAAIAILFAFLAGGIVLNVLKEELPDERDSRFGAFAFGAMGYTALLVAL, from the coding sequence ATGACTTTGGCAGAAGTTGCGGTATCTACACCCTTGAATGTCGTCTTTCTCTCAGGTCTGTCAGCTGTCGCTCTAGTTATAGTGCATGTATTCTCTAGTAGGTTACGTTTTCTAAAAGTTGCCCCTCGTAGCCGCTGGTTATCGTTTGGCAGTGGCGTGTCAGTTGCCTATGTTTTTGTCCATATCCTACCGGATTTGAGTGTTGCTCAAGAGACTCTACACCAAAGCTGGGGAGAAGGATGGACATTTCTAGACCATCACGTCTATTTGCTGTCATTGGCTGGCTTAGTGGCCTTTTATGGATTAGAGCGAGCTGCAAAAGTTTCTCGACAGCGTAACCAGGCAGCAGGCCAAGGAGATGTAACTGAAGTAGAAGTCTTTTGGCTGCACATGGTGTCATTTGCACCTTACAACGCCCTAATCGGCTATCTTCTACTGCATCGAGAAGAATCCGGAGTTATGAGTTTGCTACTTTTCGCAGTAGCGATGGGCTTACATTTTTTGGTCAATGACTACGGCCTTAGAGAGCACCACAAGAAGCCCTATGACCAAATAGGCCGCTGGATCTTGTCCGCTGCTGTGATGGCTGGCTGGGCTATAGGCAGTGGCACTCAAATTCCTCAGGCGGCGATCGCAATCCTGTTTGCCTTTTTAGCGGGTGGCATTGTGCTGAATGTTTTGAAGGAAGAACTACCAGACGAGAGAGATAGCCGCTTTGGAGCCTTCGCCTTCGGTGCTATGGGTTACACAGCTCTTTTAGTGGCTTTGTGA
- a CDS encoding response regulator, with the protein MKQILIAEDESRIAAFLEKGFRKYGFTVAIARDGQEAIKLTQKQPFDLLLLDLDLPVIDGWTVLKQLRAQGDSRPIIIITAQDDENQKAMALKIGASDYITKPLRFKALLTRVQTQLVERYIA; encoded by the coding sequence ATGAAGCAGATTTTAATTGCTGAGGATGAATCTCGCATTGCCGCATTTTTAGAGAAAGGATTCCGCAAATATGGATTTACAGTTGCGATCGCCCGCGATGGGCAAGAGGCGATCAAACTCACTCAAAAACAACCCTTTGATCTGCTGTTGCTTGATTTAGATTTGCCAGTGATCGATGGCTGGACTGTACTTAAGCAGCTACGTGCTCAGGGAGATTCGCGTCCGATTATTATCATCACGGCTCAGGACGATGAAAATCAAAAGGCAATGGCGCTAAAAATTGGCGCAAGTGACTACATCACAAAGCCACTGCGGTTCAAGGCACTGCTGACACGAGTCCAAACACAGTTGGTCGAGCGTTATATAGCTTAA
- a CDS encoding HAMP domain-containing protein, producing MTCSAIVTVVAIREKLSDRLDQEFQQSLTREIEEFRQLTTEQNPSTEKPFGNDIESIFNVFLDRTVPDDGQFLITLFNGQFYRSSPSAIPGELHKNSALMSQLALSTHSQQGQLTISPNDSLVYIAEPLVKGSNRGVLVVAYSTATEHKEINNAVIVVTEVMIGVLGFASLLAWIAAGRVLAPLQLLSKAARSVSESDLTQRLPVQGSGELDRVALTFNEMMDRLQAAFDSQRNFLNDAGHELRTPITIVRGHLELMGDDPEEQQATLELVLDELDRMSRLVNDLVVLAKAERPDFLQFETVDLSSLTEELFTKITALGDCNWQLDALGKGQIVIDRHRLTQALTNLAQNATQYTESTGTIALGSSLRGNLIRFWISDTGKGIAPEDQKRIFQRFARGMNSRSIEGTGLGLAIVQAIAEAHNGRVELNSQLGMGSTFTIIIPLKPA from the coding sequence ATGACTTGCTCCGCGATTGTTACTGTCGTGGCTATTCGGGAGAAGCTTTCTGATCGTTTAGACCAAGAGTTTCAGCAATCACTAACCCGGGAAATTGAGGAGTTTCGGCAATTGACAACCGAACAAAATCCATCTACAGAAAAACCGTTTGGAAATGACATCGAATCTATTTTTAACGTGTTTCTTGATCGCACCGTGCCAGATGATGGACAGTTTCTCATTACCCTATTCAATGGTCAGTTCTACCGTTCTAGCCCTAGCGCCATTCCAGGAGAGCTGCATAAGAATTCAGCCCTGATGAGTCAGCTAGCCCTGTCAACCCATTCTCAGCAGGGACAACTGACGATATCTCCCAATGACTCGCTGGTTTACATTGCTGAACCGCTAGTGAAGGGGAGCAACCGGGGGGTGCTTGTGGTAGCTTACTCCACAGCAACTGAGCACAAGGAGATTAATAATGCTGTAATTGTGGTTACAGAGGTGATGATCGGAGTATTGGGTTTTGCATCACTGCTTGCTTGGATTGCGGCAGGGCGGGTGCTAGCACCGCTACAGTTATTGTCTAAAGCAGCCCGTTCGGTGAGTGAGTCTGACCTGACGCAGCGACTACCTGTCCAGGGAAGCGGGGAATTAGACAGGGTAGCTCTCACCTTCAATGAGATGATGGATCGGTTGCAGGCAGCTTTTGACAGCCAGCGTAATTTCCTCAATGATGCAGGACATGAACTGCGAACTCCTATCACCATCGTGCGCGGGCATTTGGAGCTGATGGGAGATGATCCCGAAGAACAACAGGCAACCCTGGAATTGGTACTAGACGAACTCGATCGTATGAGTCGTTTGGTCAATGATTTAGTTGTGCTGGCAAAGGCAGAACGACCCGATTTTTTGCAATTTGAAACCGTGGACTTGAGTTCATTGACCGAGGAACTATTTACCAAAATTACGGCACTGGGCGATTGCAACTGGCAACTGGATGCCTTGGGCAAAGGGCAGATTGTGATTGATCGACACCGGTTGACTCAAGCTTTGACAAATTTGGCACAAAACGCAACGCAATACACAGAGAGCACAGGTACAATCGCACTTGGATCTAGCTTAAGGGGGAACTTGATCCGGTTTTGGATAAGTGATACTGGCAAGGGAATTGCACCAGAAGACCAAAAGCGAATTTTTCAGCGATTTGCTCGTGGTATGAACAGCCGTTCTATAGAGGGGACAGGTTTAGGGTTAGCAATCGTGCAGGCGATCGCGGAAGCACATAACGGTCGGGTAGAGCTAAATAGCCAACTTGGGATGGGGTCTACTTTTACAATTATCATTCCACTGAAACCTGCTTAA
- a CDS encoding response regulator transcription factor: MSRLLIAEDESRIAAFIEKGLKANGLITTVVTNAHEAILLTQNGEFDLLILDLGLPDQDGLTVLEILRGQGERLPIIVLTARDDIHAKVAGLEGGADDYVTKPFRFEELLARVRVQLRNRQVSSSKEDMVLTSGPVTLNLRTREVQVGDRPIELSAREFILAETFLRYSGQVMSREQLLNHVWGYDYDPGSNIVDVYVGYLRKKLGGDLIETVRGMGYRLQT; the protein is encoded by the coding sequence ATGAGTCGCCTTCTAATTGCTGAAGACGAATCTCGGATTGCTGCCTTTATAGAAAAGGGACTCAAAGCCAATGGATTAATCACAACCGTAGTGACCAATGCCCATGAGGCAATACTGCTGACCCAGAACGGTGAATTTGATCTGCTGATTTTGGATTTAGGACTACCTGACCAGGATGGTTTGACTGTGCTAGAGATTCTGAGGGGGCAGGGGGAACGATTGCCCATTATTGTTTTGACTGCCCGTGACGACATTCACGCCAAAGTAGCAGGTTTAGAAGGCGGCGCAGATGATTATGTAACCAAGCCGTTCCGGTTTGAAGAATTGTTGGCGCGGGTGCGGGTGCAACTGCGAAATCGCCAAGTGTCTTCTAGCAAGGAAGATATGGTGCTGACAAGTGGTCCAGTGACGCTTAATCTGCGAACTCGTGAGGTACAGGTGGGCGATCGCCCGATTGAACTGTCAGCCCGAGAGTTCATCCTGGCAGAAACGTTTCTACGCTATTCAGGACAGGTGATGAGCCGGGAGCAGTTGCTCAACCACGTTTGGGGTTACGACTATGACCCTGGTTCAAACATTGTGGATGTGTATGTGGGGTATCTACGTAAGAAGCTTGGTGGTGACCTGATCGAAACCGTCAGAGGTATGGGTTACCGATTGCAGACATGA
- a CDS encoding Uma2 family endonuclease: protein MTLAKPSIEQTDPPRSPKEVLPTMYDLPSENLEEPGLPDEYHYLQPQLLSATFRLADYAADQVFTAGDLNLYYDVHHPNWYKRPDWFAAVGVPRLYENRDLRLSYVIWQEGISPSIVVELLSPGTEAEDLGQRDRSSGQPPTKWEVYEQILRIPYYILFNRYTNLLRCFTLVAGQYQEVELTEPKLWMPTLNIGIGIWHGEYSGIQRQWLRWYDAQNRWIPTDAERADRLAARLQAMGLDPNELD from the coding sequence ATGACGCTGGCAAAACCCTCCATTGAGCAGACCGATCCCCCGCGATCGCCCAAAGAAGTACTGCCCACCATGTATGATTTGCCTAGCGAAAATCTAGAGGAACCTGGCTTGCCCGATGAATATCACTACCTCCAGCCCCAACTACTGAGTGCTACCTTTCGCTTGGCAGACTATGCTGCCGACCAAGTCTTTACTGCTGGCGATCTCAACCTGTATTACGACGTTCACCACCCCAACTGGTACAAGCGTCCCGACTGGTTCGCTGCGGTCGGCGTGCCTCGTCTTTACGAAAACCGAGACCTGCGTTTAAGCTACGTCATCTGGCAAGAAGGCATCAGTCCCAGCATTGTAGTCGAGCTACTCTCCCCAGGCACCGAAGCCGAAGACCTCGGTCAGCGCGATCGCAGCAGCGGCCAACCTCCCACCAAATGGGAAGTCTACGAGCAAATTCTCCGCATTCCTTATTACATCCTCTTCAACCGCTACACCAACCTGCTCCGCTGTTTTACCCTAGTTGCAGGCCAATATCAGGAAGTAGAACTCACAGAACCAAAGCTGTGGATGCCAACTCTGAATATCGGCATAGGAATATGGCATGGGGAATACAGCGGCATTCAACGCCAGTGGCTCCGTTGGTACGATGCCCAGAACCGTTGGATTCCTACGGATGCCGAACGAGCCGACAGACTAGCAGCCCGATTGCAGGCAATGGGACTAGACCCAAACGAATTAGATTAG